From the Archangium lipolyticum genome, one window contains:
- a CDS encoding ABC transporter substrate-binding protein has translation MFQRRRVLAALLASLQAGCSVMSGGFQECEEDRDCKSLGDNMVCFQPEMFCVTDPDPFQPDCRLLLGDAKDPRAPRLGALLPLSDAEGHPLASGETLRQTLQLALEEVNGQGGLGPAGFNLRVCDTHGDAARAAAEAGYLASRGVVALFTVGVEETLAVAEKAIPASMMVFGLDASSSEVAALPDSGLVWSTAPSEARVGERVARLVADEAGLQKVALLGAGGPEAERLAEGFRAGFTANASGRELKSFGFSRGPGLDEVLDQADAFAPDAVVVVVASADEAVQVVRSLGTHEALARSRLFFLGVGREARLLEAVRGEPRLKGVSGAFVRPPAPEAVEGFRWRYRLRFQGEPDAAAASARAHDALYCTALAAVASAGPSGEPPLTGPQLAQGMSRLLSGVPATLGPLDFSTTRGDLQRGLSVKVEGVSGGLAFDPLTGEEDVHVEEWHIVDGLKE, from the coding sequence GTGTTCCAACGACGGAGGGTGCTCGCCGCCCTCCTCGCCTCCCTGCAGGCCGGATGCAGTGTCATGTCCGGCGGCTTCCAGGAGTGCGAGGAGGACCGTGACTGCAAGTCGCTCGGCGACAACATGGTGTGCTTCCAGCCGGAGATGTTCTGCGTGACGGATCCGGATCCCTTCCAGCCCGACTGCCGGCTGCTGCTGGGGGATGCGAAGGATCCGCGCGCCCCGCGCCTGGGAGCACTGCTGCCCCTGAGCGACGCGGAGGGCCATCCCCTCGCGTCGGGCGAGACGCTGCGGCAGACATTGCAGCTCGCGCTCGAGGAGGTGAACGGCCAGGGAGGGCTCGGGCCCGCGGGGTTCAACCTGCGGGTCTGTGACACGCACGGAGACGCGGCCCGGGCCGCCGCCGAGGCCGGGTACCTGGCCTCCCGTGGCGTGGTGGCCCTCTTCACGGTGGGCGTCGAGGAGACGCTGGCCGTCGCGGAGAAGGCGATTCCCGCCTCCATGATGGTGTTCGGTCTGGACGCCTCGTCGTCCGAGGTCGCGGCGCTGCCGGACAGCGGGCTCGTGTGGAGCACCGCGCCGAGCGAGGCACGGGTGGGAGAGAGGGTCGCCCGCCTCGTGGCGGACGAAGCGGGGCTCCAGAAGGTGGCGCTGCTGGGAGCCGGGGGTCCCGAAGCGGAGAGGCTGGCGGAGGGGTTCCGCGCGGGCTTCACCGCGAATGCCTCCGGACGGGAGCTGAAGTCGTTCGGGTTCTCGCGAGGACCCGGACTCGACGAGGTGCTGGACCAGGCCGATGCCTTCGCACCGGATGCGGTGGTGGTGGTGGTGGCCTCCGCCGACGAGGCGGTCCAGGTGGTGCGGTCGCTCGGTACACACGAGGCGTTGGCCCGTTCCCGGCTGTTCTTCCTGGGAGTCGGCCGCGAAGCGCGACTCCTGGAGGCCGTGCGGGGCGAGCCCCGGCTGAAGGGAGTCTCCGGTGCCTTCGTGCGCCCGCCAGCGCCCGAGGCCGTCGAGGGCTTCCGCTGGCGCTACCGGCTGCGCTTCCAGGGGGAGCCGGACGCGGCGGCGGCCTCCGCGCGAGCCCATGACGCGCTCTACTGCACGGCGCTCGCCGCCGTCGCCAGTGCGGGCCCCTCGGGAGAGCCGCCCCTCACGGGTCCCCAGCTCGCCCAGGGCATGTCCCGGCTACTCTCCGGGGTTCCGGCGACGCTCGGACCGTTGGATTTCTCCACCACGCGAGGCGACCTCCAGCGAGGCCTGTCCGTGAAGGTGGAGGGCGTCTCGGGAGGGCTCGCGTTCGACCCCCTCACCGGGGAGGAGGACGTGCACGTGGAGGAGTGGCACATCGTGGACGGTTTGAAGGAGTGA